The DNA region CGCCGATGGCGGCGAGAGCAGTGATGCGGGTGTACTTCACGGTGTTCCCCCAGGAGTAGCGCGGTGCATGTGGTCGGAAGTATTTGTATCTCGCACCGAGTCACAGGCGGTCCTCCGCGATGTCTTCGTTCCGTCACAGGCGTATTGACTCACGGTGCGCCAAGGCGTCGCCGTACGGTCACCAGCCTGGCCCGAGTTCGACCTCTGGCCCCGGTCGTAGCCGTGTCTCCACCGGCCACGCGGTCCGGTCCGGCACTCTGTGCCCATGACGGTGGTCTTCGAGCACACCCCGCAGGTCTGGAATGCCGCGCAGCTTCGCGACGCGCTCAAAGACCTGCCTGATGATGCGCCCGTCCAAATCGGTGTGGCAGGCGACCCCGGCGACTTCGATGGATACCGGGACTTCGTCCTCGTGCCACACCCAGTTTCCAGGCGTAGGCCGCGCGGCCCCTGACCGGAACCGGTCCACGGGCACGCCGTAAGCGCCGCCCGGCGGCCGTGCGACCGCTCACCGTCGCCGTCGGACTCGACCGCGCCCCCGAAGGCGGGCTCGGCTCACGGTCCGCGCCAGAGGTTGGCGAAGGCCGAATTCTCGATGGTCCGCCTCTGGCGTACGGCCTCCAGCTCCATCACCGCGTCGTGGACGGCGGCAACCACGGTCGTCACCGCCACGTCATCGAGGCCGGCCTCATCGTCGGATCCTTCGTCGTCGATGCCTACGACCGAGGCGAGGGCGGCCAGGACGGGTTCCTTCCCTCTCCAGCGGTCGGCTGCACGGCGGCGCGCGGGCGTATCGACCGGTTCCACGCGTTCCGAGCCGAAGGACAACCGGCCGCTTCGCTGCGGCTTCAGCTCACCGTTCTCTTCCAGGGCGGCCTGGTACGCGGCCGAGAGGTCTCGGCCCCGGCGCCACAGCCAGTCCTCGATCCGCTCGTAGGGCGCCTGCCGAGTGAGCCCTGCCGCAGCCTCGCCCATGAACCGATCGTCCAGCGTCGGCGGTCCACCCGGCACGATGCGGTCGCCGTCCACGGCGACCGCCCCCGCACCGATGAGATCGATCAGCTCGGCTCCCGCGAGTGCGAGGGACAGGTCGCCCTGTCCCACGGAATGCTTCAGGTCCATGGCGATGATGAACAGGTCTTTCGCCGTGGTCATGAACGGCTCCCCTCGGAGACATCGACAAAGGTGCGTCCCCACCGACCGGGTCCGCGCCCGAGGCCGGCCCGGCGGCGGGGCGACTGTCACAATCAGTATCGCCCCGCCCGCGCGGCCGAAGCCCTTTCGTAAGGCGGCGGGAGTTTCTGCCGACGACGTCAGAACGGCGGGTCCTCGCTGCACTGGATCCCCGAGCCGCTTCGTCCGCCTGTCCACCGAGCGGCTGCGAACGGTCGAAGGGAACAAGATCATCAGGCGCGTGGCGTCGTCCTCCCACATGGAGGGACGAGACATGTTGAAGCATCTGAAGAACCGCCGAACTTCGGTTCGTACCACCAGCCCGGCCCCTCGGGCAGGACAGGGACGGCCTGGGCCAGGGCGACCCTGACGGGAAAATCCACACCCCCAGCTTGCGTGCCCCTGCCCAAAGCAGCGCATCGGGCGGCCCGTACGGCCTACACCTGTACCAGCCCCGTCTCGGGCCGGCACACCTCGCACGGCTCGATGTCCGGCTCAGCCAGGGCGATGAGTGCCTCATCCCGGTCAAGGAAACCGAGCTGCGCGTTGTACAGGCCGCACCCGCCGCGATGCAGCAGCGCCGTCCTGCCCGACCGCTGCGGCTGAATCTTCCACGACTGCTCGGCCCGCGCCCGCTCCCGGGCACGTGCCTCCTGCTGCTCCTTGATCTCCAGTTCGCGGATCCGGGAGCGGGTCTGCCGCAGCTGCCACTCCAGCCAGTCGGCCAGGGCCCGGTTCTTGTCCAGGTCGGATATGCCGCCGGACACGGCTACGCCTCGGCCGGCTCGTGTGCGTGCTTGAGTGCCATGCGGGCCTCGACACGGTCGCCGGCGTCGACGGAATCCCAGAAAGGATGCGTGGACACGGCGATGCTGAGCTCCAGCAGCCGCGCGCGGAAGCGGGCAACTTCCGCGGCCTGCCCCTCCGTATACCCGGGAGAGTCCTCCTTGTGGGACCGGTAGGAGGAGTGCAGCTGCTTGTCGCCCTCCCACCCGGGCATCGGCTCGGCCGACCACGGCAAGGTCTTGGCGTAGTCCTCGCACGCGGCACGGCTCGTCGAGGGCGACCTGGGCGTCGAGGAGGTCTTGCGGGAAGGAGAAGGCTTTCGGCACAACACCCCAAGAGTACGTCTGTTCGAATATCGGATGCGAATGGCGCGCCGAAACCATGCAAAGCGGTCGAAACACTTGCCGCCGAAGGGAACCTCGGCGGCGTCAGCCTGCGCGGACCCTCGTCCTCGTGCAGCCACCGTGATGTCCCGCCTCAGCCGAACCAGTGGGTCTGCGAGCTGACTGCGCAGGTTGTCGGGACCTGCGCCGAGCTGCGAGACGGCGACGCATGCGCCCAGAAAGGGGCCAGCAAGGCCAACAGCGTGCCTTCTGCGGTTTCGACTGGTCGCATCTCAGAAATCAACATCAACGCCGAAGGTACGTACGGCGAGCACACGGTCGAGCGGTTTCACAAGCTCCTGGTGAGCGATGGCCAGGAGCTGAGTCGGCACTTCACCCGCGAGCAGCCCGGTTACGTAGGCGAGGGCATGCGTCGGGGAGAGCCCAGTCACCCTCCGACGAAGGGCACGGACAGCAGCGATGCGTCCGCCCGTTGCTTCAGCTACCGTCCGTAGCTCGTCGTGGAGATCATCCACCGGAGTGCGGACCGGCAGCCCTCGGATACGACTGCGGTAGTCGTCCTCCCAAGCCCCCTCGATCTCGGAGAGCACTCCAATCGAGTGGAGCCCGCCATTGGCGCGGTCGACCAGATACGGACCGTGTCCCACCAGCATCGCGGCTACATTGCGCGTTCGCGCATACTCCTCGGATTGGACATAGACCTTCCAGACGAGCTCGTGCTCGACCACGCGCACGACCACGCTGCGCGGGAACTGCTCGACGCCAGCGGCAACCCACGCCTGATGGCTACGCGCCAGCTCTTCCTCAACGATGCGTACCGCGTCATCCCGTTCGATCACGACCGCAGCATCACCTAGAACGTCACCTCGCCACCACGGGTTTGCCCACCTCCAGAAGCTCGCCTGGACCAAGATTGTCCGACACGTGAAGGTGCGAGGATCCGCGTCGATGGACGATCCGGCACTCGCGACATACTGGAACGATCGCCGGAAGAGGCAAGCACGCACCCTGCCGCTGGACAAGAAGGCACTCTCGTTGGCCTACCTACAGAGGGGTCTGTGTCCACTGTGCAGGAAAGCGCTCATTGCCGGAGCTGAATTTGAGCGCGAGGACCCACGCTTTTGGGCAGAGTGGTTCTGGATTCAGCTCAGGGGAGGCGGGCTCAACAGGCACCACCTCACCTATCGAAAGAACGGCGGGACGGACGAAAAGAAGAACCTGATCCTCGTACACGCGGACTGTCATCAGATGCATAACGCGAAGATCGACAGACGTCCAACTACGCAGGTTCTGTGAGCCCTTGGGGCTTGCTTGAGCCGGATGCCGGGACGACTGGCAAGTCCGGTTCTGAGGGGGCCGGGGCGCGGCAACGCGCTCCGGCTACCCGACAGTCGCACAGGTGGATCCCCCCGTGCCACCGAGACGGCTCCTGCGTTCGTTGGGCGGCGCCGGAGAACACGCCGAGGCGGATCGTGCGGGAGGTGGCCGCGCTGCACGCCGGGCTGGCGGAGCTGGCGGTCGAGCTGACCGCCGACTGGGGTGGCGCTGTCGCTGTCGCCGTTCGAGGACGACGACTACAGGAGCAGGCCGCCGACGGCACGGAGAAAGTGCACGTCACACGGCTGGCCCCCCTGTTTTGGCGCGGACGGTCCCGCGCCTCGAGTGTGGTCTGGGCAGGGCAACGACGCCCCGGCCGAGCTCACAGAACGGATCCTCATGCCCGTCGAAGTGCACAACCACGCAATACCCCACAAGTCCACCGTCCCCGGCGCGAACGAGGGGGATCAGGTCAAGCTCTTCGTGCGGGAGCGCGACGGCACGCCCCCCGGCCACCTCGACGAGCGCACGGCCGTCCTGATGCTCCACGGCCGGAGCATTCCGGTGCTCCCGGGCTTTGATCTCGAGTACAAGTCGTACAGCTGGGCCAATGCGCTGGCGAAGGCCGGTTACGACGTCTTCATGATGGACCTCCAGGGCTCTGGGCTGTCGCCGCGGCCGAAGATGGACGACCCTCGCAACGTCAACCCCGCCCAGCAGCACCTTCTGAAGCCGAGACCTCCAGGTTTCACGCCAGGCCTGCCGAACTATCCGTTCCAGCTGACCAACTCGAACAGCGACCGGGACGAGCTGAACACCGTCGTGGAGTGGATCATCCGCGAGCGCAAGGTGAAGAAGGTCGCCTTCATCGGCTGGTCTGCGGCCGCGTTCACGATGGGGCCGTACGCGGTCAAGAACCCCGGCAAGGTGTCGAGCCTGTTCCTGCTGGCGCCGATCTTCCCGCCCGGCGGCACGTCGAACGCCCCCGACCCGCTGCCGCGGCCCGGCTTCCCGATGTTCGTGAGCACGAAATCGGGAACCTGGAATGGGTGGGGCAATGAGGCGCTCTGCGAGGGCCAGCGCGAACCCGCGATGGAGCACGTGGTGTGGGACGCGATCATGCAAAGCGATCCGGTTGGCAGCACGTGGGGGACGGAAGGTGAAGGGCTCAACCGCATCAGAAACTTCGTCCGGTGGGGCTGGAACAAGACCACCGCGGCGCAGGGCGGCGTCCTTGGCGGCAGCGTGCCGGTCCTCATCGCGTACGGGGAGCACGACAGGCAGGTAAACACGTCCAGCGAAGATCCGGAACTCAACTTCTCGGTCCCCGCGCTCTACAACGCCATCGCGGGCGACCACAAGCTGATGGTCAAGCTGGACTGCGCCGGGCATTCGGTGGTGTGGGAGATGCAGCACAAGAACGTGCACAACCTCTCAAAGCACTGGCTCAAGCACCTGAAGGTCGACGGCAAGACCCAGGGCATCTTCGACATGGACACCAACGGCGACATCAGCCCGGCTCCGTAGGACAGCCGAGCCCCCGGCCGTGAACCGTCGGGGCTCCAGGGTCCGAACATCAGCCC from Streptomyces sp. NBC_01591 includes:
- a CDS encoding DUF6225 family protein, yielding MTVVFEHTPQVWNAAQLRDALKDLPDDAPVQIGVAGDPGDFDGYRDFVLVPHPVSRRRPRGP
- a CDS encoding GOLPH3/VPS74 family protein, translating into MTTAKDLFIIAMDLKHSVGQGDLSLALAGAELIDLIGAGAVAVDGDRIVPGGPPTLDDRFMGEAAAGLTRQAPYERIEDWLWRRGRDLSAAYQAALEENGELKPQRSGRLSFGSERVEPVDTPARRRAADRWRGKEPVLAALASVVGIDDEGSDDEAGLDDVAVTTVVAAVHDAVMELEAVRQRRTIENSAFANLWRGP
- a CDS encoding DUF6233 domain-containing protein; the encoded protein is MSGGISDLDKNRALADWLEWQLRQTRSRIRELEIKEQQEARARERARAEQSWKIQPQRSGRTALLHRGGCGLYNAQLGFLDRDEALIALAEPDIEPCEVCRPETGLVQV
- a CDS encoding YrhB domain-containing protein — protein: MIERDDAVRIVEEELARSHQAWVAAGVEQFPRSVVVRVVEHELVWKVYVQSEEYARTRNVAAMLVGHGPYLVDRANGGLHSIGVLSEIEGAWEDDYRSRIRGLPVRTPVDDLHDELRTVAEATGGRIAAVRALRRRVTGLSPTHALAYVTGLLAGEVPTQLLAIAHQELVKPLDRVLAVRTFGVDVDF
- a CDS encoding HNH endonuclease, producing the protein MDDPALATYWNDRRKRQARTLPLDKKALSLAYLQRGLCPLCRKALIAGAEFEREDPRFWAEWFWIQLRGGGLNRHHLTYRKNGGTDEKKNLILVHADCHQMHNAKIDRRPTTQVL
- a CDS encoding alpha/beta fold hydrolase, with amino-acid sequence MRERDGTPPGHLDERTAVLMLHGRSIPVLPGFDLEYKSYSWANALAKAGYDVFMMDLQGSGLSPRPKMDDPRNVNPAQQHLLKPRPPGFTPGLPNYPFQLTNSNSDRDELNTVVEWIIRERKVKKVAFIGWSAAAFTMGPYAVKNPGKVSSLFLLAPIFPPGGTSNAPDPLPRPGFPMFVSTKSGTWNGWGNEALCEGQREPAMEHVVWDAIMQSDPVGSTWGTEGEGLNRIRNFVRWGWNKTTAAQGGVLGGSVPVLIAYGEHDRQVNTSSEDPELNFSVPALYNAIAGDHKLMVKLDCAGHSVVWEMQHKNVHNLSKHWLKHLKVDGKTQGIFDMDTNGDISPAP